ACCTACGCCACCGCGGTAGGCCGCTACGCCGCCGAGATCGGCCAGCTGGCCTGGGCCGCGCCGCAGGACTGGATGGTCGAGGCCCACGTGCGGGCCCGCACCGGGCTGAGCCTGCGCACCCACCTGCAGCGCACCGTGCGCAACTACCTCCAGCTGCGCGAACTGGCACCGGACCTGCCGATCATCCCGATCGTCCAAGGCGACCAGGTGGCGGACTATCTGCGCTGCGCGGACTCCTACGAACGCCACGGAGTCGACCTGGCCGCGCTCCCGCTGGTCGGTGTCGGCTCGGTGTGCCGACGCCAGCACAGCGGACAGGTCGAGCGCATCGTGCGGTCCCTGCACGCACGGGGCCTGCGGCTGCACTGCTTCGGCGTCAAGACCATCGGGCTGGCCCGCTACGGCGAGGTGATCCAGTCCAGCGACTCGGCGGCGTGGAGTTTCAGCGGCCGGTACCAACCGGGCTGCACGCCGACCCACCAAAGTGAGGCCAACTGCCTGCCCTACGCCCTGGCCTGGCACCACCGACTCCAGCGAACCCTGAACAGCCCGCCACGCCACGACCACACCCGGCCAGACACGCCGCGACGCTGCGCACCCGGCCCGGGCCGGTCCCAGCCGGGCGGGGCGCGACCCTCGCCGCATTGCACGGACACGCGCGTACGCGCGCACCGGAACCGTCCTGCGCAGCGCAAGGCGGTGCGGCGATGAACGCAGCCGATCCCGCCATCCCCGCACCCGGCGCGGGGACGCACGACGATCTGCGGTTCGTCGCGACCGAGGGCCCGGTGATCGGGTCGCTGTGCACCGGGGCGGGCGGCCTCGACCTCGGCGTCGCCGCCGTGCTCGGCGGCCGGATCGCCTGGTACAGCGAAGTCGACCCGCACGCCGCGCGCGTTCTCGCCGCGCGCTTGCCCGGCGTGCCGAACCTGGGCGATCTGCGCGCGGTCGACTTCGCCACGGTCGCACCGGTCGAGGTGCTCACCGCGGGCTTTCCCTGTCAGGACATTTCCGCGGCCGGTCGGCGCGCGGGTATCGAGAAAGGCGCTCGCAGTGGACTGTGGACCAACATCCTGGACGCCATTCGCGTACTACGACCGCGCATCGTCGTCGTGGAGAACGTCGCCGCCCTCCGATGGCGGGGCGGCGGCCTCGACCGCGTACTCGGCGGGTTGGCCGAAGCGGGGTATGACGCGGTCTGGCGTTGCGTACGTGCCGCCGACATCGGCGCCGCCCACCGCCGCGAACGCGTGTTCCTGTGTGCCATCCCCACCCCGGGATGGGATGCGGATGATGCCCACCCCGCAGGCCCGTGACGGCGAACCCCGCGGCCCCGTCGATCCAGCACGGCGGCGCGCGGGCGGACACCAGGTCAACCTCAACGACGCGGTCGAGTCCGTCATCAGGCCGCCGCAGCTACTGCCGACCCCGACGGCGGCGGACTCACGCTCGGCGGCGATCCAGACCGTGACCAAGCCGGGCCGCCCGATCCCGTCTGGCTGCGTGACGCTGACCGACTCGGTGCGGCTGCTGCCGACACCGACGGCCTCGGACGCGAAGAACTGCACCCACGACACGCACGACGGCGGGCCGTCTCTTGCCGACCGCGCCCGCGCGCTGAGCACGCCACCGTCACCGATGGCGGAAACGTGGTGCGCGGCAACGCACATCCCGGAATCGGGGATACGTAGCTGCCTCTCCCCAGGTGCGTGGGGCGCTGCTGCCGACACCGACCGCGCACGACGGTTCTTCCACCGGAATCTCCGCTGCCACACGACAAGGAGGCACGTCTCCAATGGACGCTCAACGACTTCTGCCGACCCCGCGGGCGACCGACGGCACCAAGGGGTGCCCGGCGCAGCGCGGCTCGAAGGGCGATCTGATGCTGCCCTCGGTCGTCATCGCCGTCACCACGCCCACAACGAAGCCGAAGGCCCGCGTTCGGAAGGAGGTGAGTGACCGTGGCAACCGCCCGCGCCCCGCGCGCCCGCCACGCCGCACGCGCTGAACCCGGTCCGGTGGACTGGGGCGAGTACGCCGCCGCCGTGCACCGCTGGGAACTCATCACCGGCCGACCCGCGCCGTACCCCACCCAGCCCGGACGGCACGGACGCCCCGTGCTCGCGCCGCCCTTCGTCGAATGGCTCATGGGCCTGCCCCCAGGCTGGGTCACCGCCGAACACCTCGACCTGCCCCGCACCGCGCAACTCCGGGCCCTGGGCAACGGAGTCATGCCGGCGCAAGCCTGCCACGCCGTGACGCTGCTGCTCGACGACCTGGCCGCACTCGTCCACACCCCGCTCGGTTGCCGCCAGACCGACCCGCCGAACCACCGGCAGCGTCGCACCGCCACCCAGGCTCGGCGCGAACACACGACCAGCACGGGGCGGCCCCGGCGTCCGGCAACGAAGGTCCGGCCCGCCGCCCGGTCCTCGACCCGGACACGCCCCGCCCGCTCAGCACCCGCAATCCCAACGACCCCCTGAGCCGACTCGGCGAGACACCTCCGCAGCCAGCCGTCCCCGAAGCCAGGGTGCCTCGCCCCTTCCACCGCACTCGCACCGAAAGCAGGTACCGCCATGCCCACAACCCGGCCGAACCGAGTCCTGCACCAGCTTCGACGCTGGCTGCGCACGTGGCACAGCCGCGGCGCTCCACGCGACATACCCGCACCGGCCGAGCGCCCTCTGCGAGGAACTCCGGCCGAGGTGGACGTCACCGCGGAGCAACCCGTCCTAGGCACCGCAAGCGAGGCCACCGCCGCGCTGGTCCGCCAAGGCTGGAACGTGCACCGCCCGCCCTACGGCTACCGCACCATGGACGTCGCCGGGACCCCCTCGGGCAGCGGCAGGCCCCGGACCCGGCTCACCCCCGACCCACTGAGCGCCCCGGTCGTGCAGCACATCTTCTATTGGCGCGCGGTCACCGGGCTCGACATCGACCAGATCACCCAGCGGCTCAACAACCATCCCGACCGCTACCCGCCACCGGGCACCAGCGGCACCTGGCACGTCTCGGCCGTCACCAGAATCCTGACGAACCTCAAATACACCGGCTACCAGGCACTGCGCACCCGCGACGAGAACAACCGCC
The genomic region above belongs to Amycolatopsis sp. YIM 10 and contains:
- a CDS encoding recombinase family protein: MDVTAEQPVLGTASEATAALVRQGWNVHRPPYGYRTMDVAGTPSGSGRPRTRLTPDPLSAPVVQHIFYWRAVTGLDIDQITQRLNNHPDRYPPPGTSGTWHVSAVTRILTNLKYTGYQALRTRDENNRLRPAEQWVLSDQPAHRALITTALFWAAQNPTTDTRRALRHRLLAQPHDLPA
- a CDS encoding DNA cytosine methyltransferase; amino-acid sequence: MNAADPAIPAPGAGTHDDLRFVATEGPVIGSLCTGAGGLDLGVAAVLGGRIAWYSEVDPHAARVLAARLPGVPNLGDLRAVDFATVAPVEVLTAGFPCQDISAAGRRAGIEKGARSGLWTNILDAIRVLRPRIVVVENVAALRWRGGGLDRVLGGLAEAGYDAVWRCVRAADIGAAHRRERVFLCAIPTPGWDADDAHPAGP